From Eremothecium sinecaudum strain ATCC 58844 chromosome V, complete sequence, a single genomic window includes:
- a CDS encoding HER113Cp (Syntenic homolog of Ashbya gossypii AFL122W; Syntenic homolog of Ashbya gossypii NOHBY608; No homolog in Saccharomyces cerevisiae; Syntenic homolog of Saccharomyces kluyveri SAKL0A03784g) — protein sequence MPEYNDSFVPVRFPRGNQDSFAKPTSMTSAYTDNPNTADCYGTSTKSASSSNKKLNSTCILASGQEHTQKPVQSTDTVPPILARTRPDSALSELGDIKLLQVIDISDDESMMDYRYCLFPQAVDCHDRTIEARLAEFTKLEHDVARTNKNENKKMTQNCEHMPKNPSDVEGDEASIDTALLNQFENISIGRNDEGPVNKYNEADKEPDNTKVSSPPKKNTLASIVTSSFDRDSSFECRLGDIPPEIGLALLQHSMPAMYSPSTSHERAISGEMSDLSNNNLLGAARCIISSYADSSTSNNGKSLYSTDLRDYKTPSSQPASSNSAMSVDKEMSQDDNPTCILGKSQYRCTADSGDISQFLDPGSALMLTPSKNSLNSIIYHSSDEHILLPTLNIVQEQAPTPNIVEVRLEEDQQSQGTDKDPEGSTGVQNDFTNKFQEMLKQNGCFDSVSVDNNDESSQSDANYSRHRMHRTWRGVRSRIVASRCSSLLSTTDSRLYRDDQSKDSRFVEATTAPRKSWFKRVHETNQRILRTATKAMFSKIDEFQGMNFDHLAEAAKTYNPTDDLDSRHKVKQKATYKQQQVHAQLQAQRQVLMQAQGKMQPQAQIYVQNQTLKFEPQYMQRVVQPERQEQYMQETAPLSRYSTQGSNRCSEDNKTRNTGLVFQNNNSEEKMTANEHSSSIWGNSAGDHSLQETNDIEIDDEQDHNTDLAADIKSQEFMIISRKSTMETPDPRSASNESSLFNTHTVSTNPSTVPPSTLDLPSGGSNLFPKVRPPVPAPSTLSSKTPDLSLGTADPKASSQSRSIPANSSMPTVWKMKFNQTEAKKVPIQQHNIINLSQKMIPLQVMGIKRERLPTNTHGMYGYL from the coding sequence ATGCCAGAATATAACGACTCCTTTGTTCCTGTTAGGTTTCCAAGAGGTAACCAGGATTCGTTTGCTAAACCCACTAGTATGACTAGCGCATATACAGACAATCCCAATACAGCCGATTGCTACGGAACTAGCACAAAATCGGCCTCATCTAGTAACAAAAAGTTGAATTCAACTTGTATACTTGCATCAGGACAAGAACATACACAAAAGCCTGTGCAATCTACGGATACAGTACCACCAATTTTAGCCCGTACGCGGCCAGATTCGGCTCTCTCTGAGTTAGGTGATATCAAGTTATTACAAGTTATAGATATTTCCGATGACGAATCCATGATGGATTACAGGTACTGTTTATTTCCACAGGCTGTAGACTGTCACGACAGGACTATTGAAGCTCGACTAGCAGAATTTACAAAACTAGAGCACGACGTTGCCCGTACAAAcaaaaatgaaaataaaaaaatgACACAGAATTGTGAACATATGCCAAAAAATCCGAGCGATGTGGAGGGTGATGAGGCTAGCATAGATACTGCTTTACTCAACCAATTCGAGAACATATCAATTGGAAGGAACGATGAGGGACCGGTTAATAAATATAATGAAGCGGATAAAGAACCAGATAATACGAAAGTCAGTTCTCCGccaaaaaaaaatactcTTGCCAGCATAGTCACATCAAGCTTTGATAGAGATTCAAGTTTTGAATGTAGGCTTGGTGACATTCCACCAGAGATTGGCCTTGCATTATTACAACATTCAATGCCTGCAATGTATTCCCCATCTACAAGTCACGAACGTGCTATTAGCGGCGAGATGTCGGATTTATCAAACAACAATCTTCTAGGTGCGGCTCGTTGCATAATCTCGTCCTACGCTGACTCTTCCACTTCTAACAATGGGAAAAGTTTGTATAGTACAGACTTAAGAGATTACAAGACGCCAAGTAGTCAACCTGCCAGTTCCAATAGCGCAATGTCTGTAGACAAGGAGATGTCTCAGGATGATAATCCCACCTGTATCTTGGGAAAATCTCAGTATCGCTGCACTGCTGATTCTGGAGACATTAGTCAATTTTTAGATCCTGGCAGTGCATTAATGCTAACTCCATCCAAGAATAGTTTAAACAGCATTATTTACCATTCCTCAGATGAGCACATCCTTCTGCCAACGCTGAACATAGTCCAGGAGCAGGCGCCTACACCAAATATTGTTGAGGTTCGACTTGAAGAGGATCAACAGAGTCAGGGAACAGATAAGGATCCTGAAGGTAGTACTGGTGTTCAAAACGATTTTACGAACAAGTTTCAAGAAATGCTAAAGCAAAATGGCTGTTTTGATTCGGTCTCTGTCGATAACAACGATGAAAGCTCACAATCCGATGCAAACTACAGCCGCCACAGAATGCACAGGACTTGGCGTGGTGTCCGGTCTCGGATTGTAGCATCCCGTTGTTCTAGCTTATTGAGTACCACCGACAGCCGCTTATACCGCGATGATCAGTCTAAAGATAGCAGGTTTGTTGAAGCCACGACTGCGCCAAGAAAATCATGGTTTAAGCGGGTCCATGAAACAAATCAGAGGATATTGCGAACTGCTACGAAGGCCATGTTTAGCAAAATAGACGAATTTCAAGGAATGAACTTTGACCATTTGGCTGAAGCAGCCAAAACTTATAACCCCACTGATGATCTTGACAGCCGTCATAAAGTTAAGCAGAAGGCTACTTACAAGCAGCAGCAAGTTCATGCACAGCTACAAGCTCAAAGGCAGGTTTTAATGCAGGCTCAAGGTAAAATGCAGCCTCAAGCGCAAATATATGTGCAGAATCAGACGCTGAAATTTGAACCGCAGTACATGCAGCGAGTAGTACAGCCAGAGCGGCAAGAACAATATATGCAGGAAACTGCACCACTCTCGAGATATAGTACTCAGGGCAGTAACCGGTGCAGCGAAGATAACAAAACACGTAACACTGGGCTTGTCTTTCAAAATAACAACAGCGAGGAAAAAATGACAGCCAATGAGCACAGCAGTTCCATTTGGGGAAACAGTGCTGGAGATCATTCGCTTCAAGAAACAAATGATATCGAGATAGATGACGAGCAAGACCACAATACAGATTTAGCTGCAGATATTAAAAGCCAGGAGTTTATGATAATCAGCAGAAAAAGCACTATGGAAACTCCGGACCCTAGGAGCGCTTCAAACGAATCCTCTCTTTTTAACACTCACACAGTTTCTACAAATCCTTCTACAGTGCCCCCATCTACTCTAGATTTACCTAGCGGTGGAAGCAATCTGTTCCCAAAAGTTCGGCCTCCTGTCCCAGCTCCATCTACTCTATCCTCAAAAACACCAGACCTCAGCCTTGGCACTGCAGATCCAAAAGCATCTTCACAATCAAGGTCAATCCCTGCAAATTCATCAATGCCTACGGTCTGGAAAATGAAGTTCAACCAAACTGAGGCTAAAAAAGTCCCAATCCAACAACACAACATCATCAATCTATCTCAGAAAATGATTCCATTACAGGTTATGGGTATAAAACGCGAAAGACTACCTACAAATACGCATGGCATGTATGGCTACTTGTGA
- the SEC27 gene encoding coatomer subunit beta' (Syntenic homolog of Ashbya gossypii AFL118W; Syntenic homolog of Saccharomyces cerevisiae YGL137W (SEC27); 1-intron in Ashbya gossypii) produces MKLDTKKAFVKRTDRVKGIDFHPTEPWVLITVYSGRAEIWNYETHSEVRSITVCEAPIRAGRFIPRKNWIVVGSDDFKIRVFNYNTGEKLVDFEGHPDYIRSLAVHPTMPYVLSASDDLTVKLWNWEKNWALEQTFEGHEHFVMCVAFNPKDPNTFATACLDHTVKIWSLSQETPNFTLKAHAEKGVNFVDYYPFQDKPYLITSSDDKTAKVWDYQTKSCVATLEGHISNVSYAVYHPTLPIIISGSEDGTIKLWNSNTYKLERTLSLGLERSWCINTHPTGKRNFIASGFDNGFSILSIGSDEPKISLDPVGKLVWCGGKNSSATDVATAVIKDSEDIADGAILPLQTRELGVVDVFPQYIRHSPNGRFVTVIGDGEFIVYTALAWRNKAFGRCHDFVWGTDSNSYAYISESGEVKLCKNFKEVAGWSIPLQFGAEKLFSGNLLGVSADGALYFFDWETGALVRKVNVDARDVVWSDNGELLMILPSGSSDFSNPFVLDYCSAVYEEAVANGTLDPEEGAESAFEVLHDVKEAITSGKWVGDVFLYTTTTNRLNYFVGGKSYNLAHFDKEMYLLGYLVRDNRVYLTDREINVYGYKISIEVLEFQTLVLRGEVESARESVLPNIQGKDNLLKVSRFLEGQNMLEFALEVSPDQEQRFDLALKLGSLTLARDIIADSTNEHKWRTLGDAALKQFNFKMAIEFYRNANDLESLFLLHSSFSNKKELIAIAEEAKKAGKYNLAFNAYWVAGNIEGSTDLLVESKRFSEAAILASTYGSKQDEVADIVEKWKESLHLEGKKVIAERIEVLDKNASPLQRDSLIDIDDSEKLPKGEKTTKDTAKDVQQE; encoded by the exons ATGAAACTGGATACCAAG AAAGCTTTTGTCAAAAGAACTGACAGGGTCAAGGGAATTGACTTTCATCCTACTGAACCGTGGGTGTTGATAACCGTATACTCTGGTCGCGCCGAAATCTGGAATTATGAGACTCACTCCGAGGTAAGGTCTATAACAGTATGTGAGGCACCTATTAGAGCCGGTCGCTTTATACCCAGAAAGAATTGGATTGTTGTTGGCAGTGATGACTTTAAGATTCGCGTTTTTAACTACAATACAGGAGAAAAGTTGGTTGATTTTGAAGGACATCCAGATTATATTAGATCTTTAGCGGTGCATCCCACAATGCCTTATGTCTTGTCTGCATCTGACGATTTAACTGTGAAGCTTTGGAATTGGGAAAAGAATTGGGCTTTGGAGCAAACCTTTGAGGGGCACGAACATTTTGTTATGTGTGTTGCATTCAATCCCAAAGATCCCAACACCTTTGCTACGGCATGTTTGGACCATACAGTTAAGATATGGTCCCTGAGCCAAGAAACTCCCAACTTCACTTTGAAGGCACACGCTGAAAAGGGTGTTAACTTTGTCGACTACTACCCGTTCCAAGACAAGCCATATTTGATTACATCTTCAGACGATAAGACAGCTAAGGTTTGGGATTACCAGACGAAGTCGTGCGTTGCCACCTTGGAAGGACATATTTCTAATGTTTCGTACGCTGTTTACCACCCCACTTTGCCTATTATTATCTCTGGATCTGAAGATGGTACTATAAAACTGTGGAATTCTAATACTTACAAGCTTGAAAGAACTTTGAGCCTAGGACTAGAAAGAAGTTGGTGTATAAACACTCATCCTACAGGGAAGCGCAATTTTATTGCATCCGGTTTTGACAATGGGTTTTCTATTTTGTCAATCGGTAGCGATGAGCCCAAGATTTCTTTGGATCCAGTCGGCAAGCTAGTGTGGTGTGGTGGTAAGAACTCTTCTGCAACGGATGTGGCTACTGCTGTTATTAAAGATAGCGAAGATATTGCCGATGGTGCTATATTACCATTACAAACTAGAGAATTGGGTGTTGTTGATGTTTTCCCACAGTATATAAGGCATTCACCAAACGGAAGATTTGTAACTGTCATTGGTGACGGTGAATTCATAGTCTATACTGCTCTAGCATGGAGAAACAAAGCCTTCGGTAGGTGTCACGACTTCGTGTGGGGTACAGATTCCAATAGTTACGCTTATATTAGTGAAAGTGGAGAAGTCAAATTGTGCAAGAACTTTAAGGAGGTTGCAGGTTGGTCAATTCCATTACAATTTGGTGCTGAAAAACTCTTTTCTGGTAACCTATTGGGTGTCAGCGCTGATGGCGCCTTATACTTCTTTGACTGGGAAACTGGAGCTCTAGTTAGAAAGGTAAACGTCGATGCACGTGATGTTGTCTGGTCGGACAATGGAGAACTATTAATGATATTACCATCCGGATCTAGTGACTTCTCAAATCCTTTTGTATTGGATTATTGCAGTGCAGTGTATGAAGAAGCTGTTGCTAACGGTACCCTCGATCCAGAGGAGGGTGCAGAAAGCGCTTTTGAGGTTCTTCATGATGTTAAAGAAGCAATTACTTCAGGTAAGTGGGTTGGAGATGTTTTCCTATATACCACTACTACAAACAGATTAAACTACTTCGTCGGTGGTAAATCCTATAATTTGGCCCACTTTGACAAAGAAATGTACTTACTTGGGTACTTGGTCCGTGACAATAGGGTATATTTAACTGATAGAGAAATTAATGTGTATGGGTACAAGATTTCCATTGAAGTGCTAGAATTCCAAACTTTAGTTTTAAGAGGGGAAGTTGAGTCGGCTAGAGAATCCGTTTTACCAAATATTCAAGGAAAGGATAATCTATTAAAGGTTTCTAGGTTTCTCGAAGGGCAGAATATGTTGGAGTTTGCCCTCGAAGTTTCTCCAGATCAGGAACAACGGTTTGATTTGGCCTTAAAATTGGGATCGTTAACATTGGCGCGTGATATCATTGCTGACAGTACCAACGAACACAAATGGAGAACTCTCGGTGACGCCGCGTTAAAACAGTTTAACTTTAAAATGGCAATCGAGTTTTATAGAAACGCCAATGACCTCGAGTCACTCTTTCTATTGCATTCGTCTTTCAGTAACAAGAAGGAATTAATTGCTATTGCAGAGGAAGCTAAGAAGGCTGGGAAATACAATTTGGCCTTTAATGCCTACTGGGTTGCAGGTAACATAGAAGGCTCTACAGACTTGCTCGTAGAAAGCAAGAGATTTTCAGAGGCAGCTATACTTGCATCCACTTACGGCTCAAAGCAAGATGAAGTCGCAGACATAGTTGAAAAATGGAAAGAGAGTCTCCATTTGGAAGGCAAGAAGGTCATAGCGGAAAGAATTGAAGTACTTGATAAAAATGCTTCTCCTCTTCAACGCGATTCTTTAATTGATATTGACGATTCCGAAAAGCTACCCAAGGGTGAGAAGACCACTAAGGATACAGCTAAAGACGTTCAACAAGAATGA
- the MRM2 gene encoding 21S rRNA (uridine2791-2'-O) methyltransferase (Syntenic homolog of Ashbya gossypii AFL117C; Syntenic homolog of Saccharomyces cerevisiae YGL136C (MRM2)), which yields MSTRIVTKSLALGSLGRGCRGGLVWCRFNSSARWVSRQQADHYTNEAKVKSLRSRAAFKLMEIDHRFKIFKENSAQKVLDLGFAPGAWSQVAYSRTRPDGQVMGVDILPCIPPKGVSSIQANILSSKTHELVRLYFSRHYQLNMEDDLHKNHGYFQEALEAELGNTNLSKENTQPLIKYPLDVIISDMYEPWPQTTGFWNNFTNAAYHRMANTTGVAIKDHYMSMDLCDAALVCAIDLLKPDGSFVCKLYTGKEDNLLEKRMKQVFRSVRRFKPKASRDESKELYFVGLNKRKDVDKVKVFSI from the coding sequence ATGAGTACCAGGATAGTTACCAAAAGTTTAGCATTGGGATCTTTGGGTAGGGGATGCCGAGGAGGTCTTGTTTGGTGTCGTTTTAACTCGTCTGCCCGGTGGGTATCGAGACAGCAAGCCGATCACTACACAAATGAGGCTAAAGTAAAATCATTACGTTCTCGAGCAGCTTTTAAGCTGATGGAGATAGACCATCGCTTCAAGATCTTCAAGGAGAATAGCGCGCAGAAAGTTTTAGATCTGGGATTTGCGCCTGGAGCGTGGTCACAGGTAGCCTATAGTCGAACGCGTCCGGATGGACAGGTCATGGGCGTTGATATACTGCCCTGTATTCCTCCGAAAGGTGTGAGTTCGATTCAGGCCAACATTTTGTCTAGTAAAACGCATGAGTTAGTGCGTCTCTATTTTTCAAGACATTATCAGCTAAATATGGAAGATGACCTGCATAAAAACCATGGTTACTTCCAGGAAGCGCTTGAGGCAGAACTCGGGAACACGAATTTAAGCAAGGAAAATACACAGCCCCTAATAAAGTACCCTTTGGATGTGATTATCAGCGATATGTATGAACCGTGGCCTCAAACAACTGGCTTTTGGAACAATTTTACTAATGCAGCGTATCATAGGATGGCAAATACTACAGGTGTTGCAATAAAAGACCACTATATGTCAATGGACCTTTGTGATGCAGCTCTGGTGTGTGCGATTGACTTGCTAAAGCCGGATGGGTCATTTGTATGCAAATTGTATACCGGGAAAGAAGACAATCTCTTAGAAAAGCGGATGAAGCAGGTATTTCGCAGCGTACGGCGGTTCAAACCTAAAGCTAGTCGAGATGAATCAAAGGAACTTTACTTTGTTGGGTTAAATAAACGGAAAGATGTGGATAAGGTGAAGGTTTTTAGCATTTAA
- a CDS encoding uncharacterized protein (Syntenic homolog of Ashbya gossypii AFL119C; Syntenic homolog of Saccharomyces cerevisiae YGL138C) — translation MRTLLCITAVSLWLITFVKAYPVAFTSDPICIAPPNKSMFSQTFQSLFRVKKLPKILQPIPPKFTGFRFHKSYSFNHRFFKARKTLKVSYCRDGILQFQIEHGLGDEIDWNMPFCIYNKAPTVGNTIKEEAILNLNEVNCFKLARRKKYAKRTFDIFLPDTWVGGIFHCNVTSDVKAKLVENMNDHLDLKQPIPEKGSLNVSGVCTRENSIPLQPLMSSDYQQYWTNYRSQSKIPLVSQIYKMQVEKIIPFFETPINIQNQGRIDWGAPLEDQFSSIFDFWRNSSKRPWYEELEVRELYTYGEDEKLAISRLKEKTKSILKPFLSFHRSLKSYMALNTNKPGFSRKALYRLQKSASQWKRNTWDRFGISDKILTMLGPEAYEATREIKELWDNLTVVRETFEYGQPQIAEQQSKYTVGCQVTDPFEENE, via the coding sequence ATGAGGACACTATTATGCATTACAGCAGTTTCTTTGTGGCTAATAACCTTCGTAAAGGCCTATCCAGTTGCATTTACCTCGGATCCTATCTGTATTGCTCCTCCAAATAAATCGATGTTCTCGCAAACTTTTCAGTCGTTGTTTAGGGTTAAGAAATTACCTAAAATCCTACAACCTATTCCACCGAAGTTCACTGGATTTCGATTTCACAAATCTTACTCATTTAATCATCGGTTTTTCAAGGCACGAAAAACACTTAAGGTGAGTTATTGCCGTGATGGTATCTTGCAATTTCAAATTGAGCATGGGTTAGGTGATGAGATTGACTGGAATATGCCGTTTTGCATTTATAACAAGGCGCCGACGGTCGGTAATACTATCAAAGAGGAGGCTATATTAAACCTTAATGAGGTAAATTGCTTCAAGCTAGCaagaagaaagaaataTGCCAAGCGTACTTTTGATATATTTTTGCCGGATACTTGGGTGGGTGGTATATTCCACTGTAATGTTACATCTGATGTTAAGGCAAAACTAGTGGAAAACATGAATGACCATCTCGACCTTAAACAACCTATTCCGGAAAAGGGTAGTCTTAACGTCTCTGGAGTCTGCACAAGAGAAAATTCTATACCATTACAGCCTTTAATGTCTTCAGATTACCAACAGTATTGGACTAATTATAGGTCTCAAAGTAAAATTCCCCTAGTAAGTCAAATATACAAAATGCAAGTGGAAAAAATAATTCCATTCTTTGAAACGCCTATAAACATACAAAATCAGGGACGAATTGATTGGGGAGCTCCTCTTGAGGATCAGTTCTCATCGATCTTTGACTTTTGGAGGAATAGCAGTAAACGACCATGGTACGAAGAATTGGAGGTAAGGGAGCTGTATACATACGGAGAAGATGAAAAACTAGCTATTTCAAGATTAAAGGAAAAGACTAAAAGTATATTGAAACCCTTTTTATCTTTTCACCGTTCCCTTAAATCTTATATGGCATTAAATACAAATAAACCGGGCTTCTCCAGAAAAGCCTTGTACAGATTACAGAAATCGGCGTCACAGTGGAAAAGGAATACATGGGATCGCTTCGGTATATCTGATAAAATACTAACAATGTTAGGACCAGAAGCTTATGAAGCTACAAGAGAAATAAAGGAGTTATGGGACAATTTAACTGTTGTTCGAGAAACCTTTGAATATGGTCAGCCACAGATTGCCGAACAACAAAGTAAATACACGGTAGGATGCCAAGTGACAGATCcatttgaagaaaatgaaTAA
- a CDS encoding transient receptor potential ion channel family protein (Syntenic homolog of Ashbya gossypii AFL120W; Syntenic homolog of Saccharomyces cerevisiae YGL139W (FLC3) and YPL221W (FLC1)), protein MRLLLLVCFLLGMLRNGVVEAKRKLSATSMVTCMENSQLLGNTFNVVFDPDDMTLHFDLDITTEIDGNVLAEVEVWAYGFKVIKRDIEMCSLNWKQFCPLVPGNIVIKATEKVSEEYANQIPGIAYQVPDIDAYLRVGVVNMANNAPVACIQAFFSNGKTVSQTGVKWVTAMIAGSGLLVSAILSAFGNSNAASHISANSISLFLYFQSVAVVSMEQVHSVPPIAAAWSENFIWSMGLIRVSFMQKIIRWYVQATGGHPTVHLISNDMSVLAQRSLDYLTSVPVLGSLVKRAEVLYGNENTLIFRGIKRLAYRMSIENTAVVCTGIIFFLLFGYVLAGLIIGFNFGSAFAVKRGWLRHTTFKDFRLNWKTVLKGVLLRYIFLGFTQVTILCFWEWTQRDSPAVVILSTIILFATIGIMVWAAYRSISFARKSIIEHNNPAAVLYGDSNILNKYGFFYTMYNATHYWWSCVVLSYALLKAIMIAFVQVSGKVQAVFVFLFDISYLIALIYFKPYLDRGTNILNIFISSVTVANSFLFLFFSDIFGQPGSVSSIMGWVFFIVNAAFSFILLIMVLVYIVQVVFSESPDLRFRPAKDDRASFQRKSVFCGIDHSATQELHALGQAAQAHNKNWEEELQHRRKLDTDPEAHIDMQDSELKTFDDDNRFRKLSVSNIIRKLSLKRNKSTKSAMSIPAEDPALLSPYDAPISEKTSY, encoded by the coding sequence ATGCGATTGTTGTTGTTGGTGTGTTTTCTCTTAGGGATGCTAAGAAATGGGGTCGTTGAAGCGAAAAGGAAACTTTCCGCCACTTCAATGGTCACTTGTATGGAAAACTCCCAGCTACTGGGTAATACATTCAACGTGGTGTTTGATCCCGATGACATGACATTACACTTTGATCTTGATATTACGACGGAAATTGACGGGAACGTGCTTGCAGAGGTGGAAGTATGGGCTTACGGATTCAAGGTTATCAAAAGAGATATTGAGATGTGCTCGTTAAATTGGAAACAATTCTGTCCATTGGTACCGGGTAACATTGTCATTAAAGCTACTGAGAAGGTGAGCGAAGAATATGCAAATCAGATTCCCGGGATTGCTTACCAAGTCCCAGATATTGACGCTTATTTAAGGGTTGGCGTTGTTAATATGGCCAACAATGCGCCTGTAGCTTGTATCCAAGCTTTTTTCAGTAACGGGAAGACCGTCTCGCAGACAGGGGTGAAGTGGGTGACGGCAATGATAGCCGGTTCGGGGTTGCTAGTGTCTGCGATTTTATCTGCATTTGGTAATTCCAACGCTGCATCGCATATTTCTGCGAACTCGATTTCACTTTTCCTCTATTTCCAATCGGTTGCAGTTGTTTCCATGGAGCAAGTCCACTCAGTACCGCCAATTGCTGCTGCTTGGTCTGAGAACTTTATATGGTCTATGGGACTTATAAGGGTGTCTTTTATGCAGAAGATTATTAGATGGTATGTCCAGGCGACAGGCGGTCACCCTACCGTCCACCTAATATCCAACGATATGTCTGTGCTTGCTCAGAGATCATTGGACTACCTAACCAGCGTCCCTGTATTAGGGAGCTTAGTGAAGCGTGCCGAGGTCCTTTATGGAAACGAAAACACTTTAATCTTCAGAGGTATTAAGCGGCTGGCTTATAGAATGTCAATTGAGAACACCGCCGTTGTATGCACTGGTATAATTTTCTTCCTTCTATTTGGGTACGTGCTTGCAGGATTGATTATTGGGTTCAATTTTGGTTCCGCTTTTGCAGTTAAACGGGGCTGGTTACGTCATACCACATTCAAGGACTTCCGTCTGAACTGGAAAACAGTCTTGAAGGGAGTCCTTTTGCGTTACATCTTCCTCGGTTTTACACAAGTGACCATATTATGTTTCTGGGAGTGGACTCAACGCGATTCCCCTGCGGTCGTTATTCTATCGACCATTATTCTATTTGCTACTATTGGAATTATGGTATGGGCAGCCTACAGGAGTATTTCTTTTGCACGGAAATCTATAATAGAGCATAATAATCCAGCTGCTGTTCTTTATGGTGATAGCAATATTTTAAACAAATACGGTTTCTTCTATACCATGTACAATGCTACTCATTACTGGTGGTCTTGTGTTGTGCTAAGTTACGCTCTACTTAAAGCGATCATGATTGCATTCGTCCAAGTATCTGGAAAAGTACAGGCTGTATTCGTCTTCTTATTTGACATATCATATTTGATTGCTTTAATCTATTTCAAGCCATACCTTGACCGTGGAACAAACATTCTCAACATTTTTATTTCCTCAGTGACTGTTGCAAATTCTTTCTTGTTCCTCTTCTTTTCTGACATATTCGGCCAACCAGGCTCAGTCAGTTCTATAATGGGATGGGTTTTCTTCATTGTAAACGCTGCATTTTCTTTTATCCTGCTAATTATGGTGCTGGTGTACATTGTCCAGGTTGTTTTCTCTGAAAGTCCTGATCTAAGGTTTAGACCAGCCAAAGATGATAGAGCTTCATTCCAAAGAAAATCTGTATTCTGTGGAATTGACCATTCCGCAACTCAAGAGCTACACGCATTAGGTCAAGCAGCTCAGGCTCACAATAAGAATTGGGAGGAAGAGCTACAGCATCGCAGAAAACTTGATACGGATCCAGAAGCACATATAGACATGCAAGATTCAGAGTTAAAGACATTTGATGATGACAACCGCTTTAGAAAACTGTCGGTTAGTAACATCATCAGGAAGCTTTCCTTAAAACGTAATAAATCCACAAAGTCTGCAATGTCTATACCGGCAGAGGATCCAGCCCTGCTGTCGCCATATGATGCTCCTATTTCAGAGAAAACTTCTTATTAA